Within Cucumis melo cultivar AY chromosome 4, USDA_Cmelo_AY_1.0, whole genome shotgun sequence, the genomic segment ACTTCAATGATGCTTACTATATCCATATGATTTGAAGGGAATGTGAGTAATAAACTTGTTACTGCAAAACAATCTTGTAAGTTATTTAGTTTATGCTTCAAATTTACAAACAATAGAACAACGCAATTTTACCAATTGTATTAGAACAatgcaaaataaaaaaaaaaaaaaaaaaattaaagttttaatGTTGTGTTGATGACCAAAGTGATGGTGTCACTTTTTGCTTCTTCATTTAGTGCATGATGTGACATAGAAACTAGTCGTTGAAAAAGAAAGCATAGTCAATAACATTATCTCTCTACCAATCTATGCTTCCAGTGGCTAAAAGATATAATCCAAATTTGGATCCTTCATGGCCGCAAATAAATTTATGGTGCCACCACAGTTAAGTAGTTCTTGCTAAATTTGGAGATAAActtgaaacaaaaataaaaattacatcgatttattttcttttttccttgttAGGTATGTGACAACAATATTTTTATCACCTAACTATATCTAAGAACCACTTCGATTTTATGGTTTTTATTTAATCTTTATTTAATCTTTTGACTATGTGAGTGATAATATATACGACCATTCTCAATTAGTCGCAAAGTTGACATTTTGTCATCAAAATGAGAAGCCATAAACAAGACAATAAGTTTGTTTCTTGATCATTCCTAATACAATTTACTTGTTGAGAATTTTGGATTTCGGTCTCGACATAACAAAACTTATCTTTATGATATTTGTTCTTATCTCATCTTCTAGTCGGTCCTTTAACATGTTTAAGAAaaactttgaaatttttttatggtCCTTTCACAATTATATTCACCAAAGTATGGTTGAGAAGTTGGATTAGATATTATAGTTTGTAGTTATTATTATCTAGACTTTGATATGCTACTATTTTATTCTATATTATAATAACTATTGAGTTTTTTACTCCTATTCATGAAAGGAATTTAACTACATTTTCTTAAAAATCAGGTACTAAACTAAGAGAACGTAGAATTAGAAACTTTTTCATTACATTGTAATTACAACTTTTATGACTATATTAAGACTACAAAAGAAAGTGAATGTTAAAACTTTTCAgtttttgtatttaatttacTCTGTTTGAACAAAATGAGGTGAAATCCACAATTTTATGAGTTACAAACAATAGACAACAATCCTTCCAAATGAGTTGCCTATCACAATAgaaatttttcaaaaagtaaCATAAAGTCAAGGTTTCATAACTTTCTCGTACTTTACTCCAAAGATTTGCCAACCCCTCTTTCTAAAGAATTCATGCCAAGGACAAAGCCTGAGTTTAAAAAAACTAACTTGATGTGTAGCACACCATCTATGCTATGCCATCAATATTCGAATTAGCTCAAATCGTTTTGAAATCCAGACCCAGAATCTCTATGTGTCAGTATTCAAATTCCTAGTAAATGTTGAGAACAATATGATTGAGATAAcattagggaacataaataaaAGAGAAGGGCAATGAAGGAAGTGAGACTATGAAAGTTAGAAGATACAGGTGAAGCAACTCATTGTGATCATTGAAACTTTATCCTACAAGGAAATTGAAAACTCTAAACAATTCTCTCAAAAGTCAATAGAAAGATCTGTACCATGCCATCAAACTCTACTATCAGTCTATAAATACAACCTTATAAGATTAATAAGATAAAAGGGATCTCTGCAACATATGTCAAAGAACATAGCAGTAATTCATATATTCTTGTATGAATGAATATGTTCTTCATACACTAAGAAAGATTACATACACATCTCATTTCAACATGGTGCCAAATGAGGTTAAGCAGCAAAAGGATCATGTGAAGGGCCAACATCATGACCAATGTGGCGCTGAACAAGCCGCTGAAGATCATCCATCACCTTCCGCTCCCGTTTTGCTTTTTCTTCATAGTTATACATTGCAAGAGCTCTCTTATCTTCAGCACTGTAAACttggttttcttttctaatACGGATAGCATTCATTCTCTGATGCCTGCTACCGCTCATCACATAACCAAGCGTCTCAAAGGTCTGAATTTCCTCAGCAGAAAGACCCACTTCACCACGCCGTGGAATACGTTTCCCTTGCTGAACGTACTGTGCAATGGCATCACCTTCTCCAGGCCTAAGAGCACCACCATAGCTAATATGGCCCTCAGCTCTTGGCAGTGGCATTGGTCCAACCGGCATCTCATTATCAAATGCAGGTTTCTTTTGTGCCTCCAAAATTTCCTTTATTTTTAGAGCTTCAGCAGCATTAATCTCGGCCATTTTCTCTCCATCAACCATTGATTTACTCTTATCATCAATGTCTTCAGAACCAGAATTCTCCTCAGCAGAAGAGCAACTCTTACTCTCCGTTTCTGACTGTCTTTTTCTCTTGCTCCTGGATTTCGACGAAGTCAAAGAGCTCTTCCGCTTCCTCAACTTTTCGCCTTCACTATCCTCACTCTCATCTGAATCACTATATCTCCTCTTCCTACTATTCTTGGACCTCTTTGAACGACTCCTTTTTCTTGACTTGACATGGTCACTGACATCAGAATCATCTGTCTCGCATTCTTCACTATCCTCTGTATCACTGTACctactcttcttcttcttactaCTCTTGATATTCTTATGTTTCCTGCTCCTCCGactcttcgatttctttcttctcctcctacTTTCTTCCTCTGATTCACTTTCACTTTCACTCTCCGTATTGCTGTACGACTCTGAATCACTAGGAGATGATTTTCTACTTCTTCGCCTGGAACCTGAACTCTTCGATTTCCTCCTTTCCGTTTTTCTATCAGATAATTCAGAATCAGAGTCAGAATCAGAATTCTTAGTTTTATCAGAGACATATTTCTCTTCAAGTTGCTTTTTCTCATTCAACCCACTTTTATCTCCACCATCACCATCACCATCACCGCCATATTTCTCCAAAATGTCATCATATTTCTCCTCATACTCTTCATTCCCATTCCTCGGTGGGCTAGGGGTCACTCTCCAAATACAATGCTTCAATGACTTCCGAAGCTTCTGCCTCTTCAGCCTACGATACTCCTCATAATTCAACCCCTTCAACTCCTCATCCGAATCCGACTCATCAGACGCTCTCCCATTCCTATCAAGATACGCCCGGCCACCAGCACGCCCAAATCTCTTGGGCAAACCGTTTTGATCTCCATCAGCCCTAGGGCTCCGTCTAACATTCTCGTAGCCAGGCGAAACAGATCGACGACGATTATTGTATCGATCGTAACTTTCGTAGCTAGGGCTACGACGTCGTCGGTAATCGCCACGCGAAGCATCGGAGTCCGGAGAGTAACGATGAGTACCATTTTCTCGATCAGATCGATGTCTTCTTTCTGGAATTTCTACAGTAGATCCTAGCCTACCCATTTGATTGTTTTGAAAATCGTATACAAAACAAAGGTTGAATTCGTCTCTCGGCCGTCGATTCTAGCTCGAGAATTTACTTTATATAACTACTATCTCTAATTATTGAAAGAGTTCATGATTGCGAATAAGTAGAGGATTGCTAACGAAGAATCGTACCTGAACGGAAGAACAGAGAAGAAGAACGTCGGGAGGGTGTGAAGATGGAGAAGAGAGGGAATGGGCGGCGGGGAATGGGGATCTATTAGATTTGGGATGTTTTAAATGGGCCCTAAGGATTGGGCTGGGCTGGGCCGAAAAACAATTGagatattttattaaaataaaaaaggaaattttaatttgattggAATGCTTTAAAGAAGTCGTCGGTTCGGTTTGATTCGGTTTAGTTTTGCTAGTTTGATTTGACATCATATAACAAACCATCGAGATAATTTGATGAGGAATgcatttgaaattaaattttggaTGTAATGTTTATTTTACCTTTAATTAATATATTCATAAGTGTCATTGTCCCGTCATGTCAAATCATCACTTATTAGTTTTATTAATGTGATTTTTTTCAAGTTctacttaatttttttaagactTATCAATTTATTCATAATTTCCAACTTCCCACCTACAAGTAGTTCAatatttttaaggaaaaaaaaaaacaatcgtCTCTAAGTAGGTGATAGTGGCAATAAGTGAAAGACAAATATTATGAATAAGAAAATTGTCCGTGAAATTGATACATAGGGTTAAATTAATTAGCTctaaaaagaacaaataaacattaataatttAACCTAAAGTAGAATTTTCatgtttaccttttttttttttttgaagggGAAAATTTATATGGCATCTAACTAGTGatatacaaaaaggaaaaaactttaTGTTCAAACTTTGTCATTTATTATTAGGgcatatactttttttttttggttagtATTATGGCCTATATTTTGCCACCTTTTCTTTATCTTTGTGCTTGAGGAGGAGAAATAAGAAACTTTCAACTTGTAAATgcaaaattttctaaaattagataatttttttgaaagttgTAGCCAACTACCAGTCATCCTTAATTATTTGTGTTGAATTCCTAGGTTAATAAGGTTACACTTATAGCTAAACAGTTCACCCTAAATAAAAATGTTCCTAACGTATACGTttcaatattatatatatacacacgcAAAGCTATGAACATGAACAATCAACCATGATCCAACAAAGGGAACTGACCAAAATTCTCTTCCCTTTTAGTGAAATTGCATCTTAAATCACAAAGAATGCTAACAACCAACCATCTGGCTTTATTGCCTAAAATTAAGGCACCaaccaaatcaaataatataaATCATCCAAATAAAATTGCTACTGTACAGGTATTATTCGATAACTAATGAggggcaaaaaaaaaattcagagCTCAATTAAAATCTTTCAGTCTTTTCTTCAGCATATCCATTGATTTCTTGCGAGTGTTTTGCTTTGTATTTCTACTAGAAAGGCTCCCAAATATCCCATCAGGAGAATCCCTGAACTTCTCACATATACTGGCCACTTTCTTATAATCCAACATGTTGTAGTTCTTTTGTCTTATCACCGGATTCATGAAGTTCTCTGGCTGACTGCTCTGCAAAAGGTTGATTAGTTGTCGAGCTTCGATTAAGCAGTTTCGGAAACTTCCTCCTCCATAGATTTCATTTAATCCTGTGTTGTGGAATCTCTCGTCTGCAAAAGCTTCCAGCATTTTCAGATCATTGTTGATGCTTATGACTGCATTCGCGTTAAACCTTTTGACACTGTCACTAAGAAAAGCTGAAACTATAGAGTACGAGATGTGATCGAGAGCACCACTCCCAACCTTGTACAAAGCTTCCATCGGTAAAATCTGTTGTGCTGTGGACATTATCGTGTCAAGATAAATGAGGACTTCGTTTATATAGTCATTTGCATTTGCAGTAACCTCTTCAGAAGTCCAACCAATATTCTCTGTAAGAGCCATAAACTCATCTAACTTGTTATTCACCAAAGTCAACAATGCAATATAAGCCGCATCCCTTGATGTTTTAAGAACAACTTTTGCAGCAAAACCGCTTTGTGGCCTCTCGACTGATCGAACGGGCATTCCACATAACTGACCTGCATGCCTGATGAAATAGTCACAAGCTCTTTCCAGAACGGTTATATTCGCAGCGATTTGCATCGCTTGAGAAACGCCAATGGATGCACCATTGATAATGTTGAGAATTGCTTCATTTAAAACATCAATTAGGAGCCTATCCAAATATTTCTTCACGACCTCAAAAAGATTTGAATTTACACTGTAGGTCAAGTAATCGACACACCCTTTAATGAAGGACCTCACAATGCGGCAGACATCTGGAACAGTGGAAGAAAACGGCGCTATAAATGGAAATGCAGGTATTATATCAGATGTCTGGAGATTAAAAGCGAGAACGTTGTTTTCATAATCACTGTCTTTTTTCAGAACCATCTGCTCGTAGGAGTCATTAGCTAGGACATCTACTATTTGTTGTCGACACTCTTCTAAAAGAAGTTCGTGGTATTTGTCCCGGCTTTTGTTCAAAGTCTCAAGAACCGGCCCAACTTCGTATCCATATTGTCTAAAAGTAGATGCCAGAAGTGTAACATAATCCTTCACCAGGAGAAGGTGAGTAGCAGAATCCATGAGGGAAAATTGTACCTCAAGCACTGATGTCACCTTGCTAACAGCAGTTTCCAACATTGCTTCCACCTGTTCAGCTGATAATAGCCCTTCAGCAGTCCTCATGACGCGATCCTCCACTATGAAATATCCTGCAATTTGAGCTAAATAGGTCTGATAGGATTCAATAAAGGGCTGAGAAGAAGAAATCTGTAAGTCGGAATTAAGCTGCAACATTCGATTCCTGTAGTAATATTCACGAAATTGCTCTTTGATCCCAAGACACGTATGAATGTGATATGCTCGATAAAGAGGTACAAGGTCAAATTTTAGACTGGAGTCCTCATCAATATCTCCAACATCTAAAGTATATGCAAAATCTCCTAGCCCTGAAATGTTCTGTTCCTCGGCCTTCCTCTGGCGTTCTAACATTTCTTCATCTCTTTGGCGAGCAGTAGCTGCATGCCCTATAGCTGTTTTCCCAATAACCTTAGCAGAACTCCTTACATGAACAAGCCATTCGTTAAATTGAGTGGACACTTTCTTCTCGATATGAGATTTGATCACAGGAATTCTTGTCTCAATAATCAATTTCAGAGTCTTGACAGAAATGTTACACAAATAATTCTTCTCAATCAGATCGACAGTTTTTAATGCAGGGTAAAACTGGCCTTTAGAAATATGATCATTGCACTTGACACAAAGATCAAGCACCTGAACACAAATCTGGGACATTTTGATGGCTTCGGTCACATTTTGTTTGATTGAATAACATTCAAGAAGCTCTTCAAGTCGAACCAAAAGCACATTCCCAACCTCTTGCAATTTAAAATTATCAGTTGATAGTTCGGCCTTCAGCTCTTCAGCATCAACCAGAACCCCACGAAGTTCATCAACGGCACGGATAAATTCCTCATAGTGAGTCTTGCACAGCTCCTCGATTTcgatttctttcttctttacaaCGTTCTTCAACTGATGAAGAAGAGTTTCTGGTCGCCCCATTTCAAATGCATGTCTAACAATTGGACCAAGGTCCTCGCCATTCCCAATTAATGTTGCAAGGACTAGGTCTTCGGCCGTTTCCCCATTCTCTGCTGCAGCTCTCCTCTTTGGTTTCGCCTCCATTATTCAGATCAAAGTCTACAAACATGTAAAATACATATTAAGACAAAACGGACACGCTCTATAAATATCAGGATTGTCATACGGAGTTCAAAAGAATTCTACAGATTGTGCGGTATTCATGTCCAAGTTGTATCAAATTACAAAATCAACACTATCATACTTAGCACTCTATCTTTATACACAACAAAATATATAGGGAACACCTTTATACAAAGTATCCAAACATGATTTTTTTATCACGTTCACAATGTCATACTAAAAATCTTTTGGtaatttttccttctttttttttttttttccctttttggtGAGCGTGGGGGATCTCATCTACATGTTTATTCTTAGCTAATAAAGCCAATTTATAACGGGAAATGCCAAAAAAGACCATCCATGCAAAGTGCCCAAATTTCGAAGTGAATCAAATGAAACTTAACTTCTTATATTCGAGGACCGATATTACACTCTCATTCCTTTAGCACTTGATCTTATATTCGAGGACATATCACTCCCTTGTCTATATTACCCAACGTCCAAAAGATTCACCATTGATCCGTCCTTTCCTATCTGGGTTCCTAACTCTTGCACGAGTATCCTTTCACATTACAATTCACAATTAAGACtacaaaatgatttttaaaaatcgTGAAAGTGCACTCACAACATTCATCCATAACACACAACTTTCGACAATAACTATGGTTAACATGCTTCTCATTAAGCTGCATCTCATCCTTCTGTCCAACGATAGCTCCCAAACATGTCAACAACATAGATCAATAACGCTCACATGATTACCAATTTACCAGCATGCTAACATTTCCATTCATGTTAATCAAGGGAGACCACATGCATGTTATTAACTCGATTCAAGTCGGAGAACAATGCCCGTAAAATTTCCAGCTCAATAATTAACTCAAATTAAGTCATTGACAATTCCCACAAATTTCCAAcatgatttaatttaaaaaacgaCCAAAATATAATCAACACATCAAATTGATAAATATCACGGTTCAAGAAATAAGGAAGCAAGTCATAAgaccattttttgtttttttgcaAAGCATAAGaccaaattaaacatcaatgaAGTAGCACTTATCAGTTATTAGGTAGCCCCCCAAGTAAGAATGATGTACAGTACTAAATGCTCTTAAAATCAAATTGAACCAATCATAAACCATAGAGAAATTTCAGATATGATTTCTACAGGACAGGTTTCAGATCGGATTTCTTGAAATCTAACCAATGCAAAACTATGAAAGaggaaatttgagtttttttctttttcttcttaaaatcttcttttctcttttcctatTTCTAAACTTCATTTAATCTTCTAAAAGCTTGTGCATAATCTAAAAGGGAGAGAATATATTATTCCAACTTGGGGAAAATTTtaattggaaaaataaaaaacacttATTCTCCAAAGTTGTgctgaaagaaaaagaaactaagAAGTACAATCTATCTAGTTTATTGAGCCAAAACCAAAGTTATAATCATCTCGAAATGTAACCAACACTAAACAATTTTAAATAACTCAAATTAAGAGGCTCAGAGGAGAATTTCGAGAAGACAATTCAAAGAAAATGAGCTAATCTAGAAACGGGGAGCGTTACAATCCACATTATAATAAAGTAAGCATAGGGAAATAAAACATACAATAGCAAGGGAGCGTTCCAAAACATAATTCctcaacaataaaaaaaaaaaaaacgaattCAGTCCACCAAATTGAGAAACCAAGAATAGAGCAGTGcagttaaattttgaaatatatattataaaatgtgCGATTCTTAAAAGGAGAAAATTAGGGAACAGAGAGGATTATGAAAGTATTGAAACTAGTGcagaaaaaaacaaagttagAAGCCATTATTTATATAAACACCAACACAAGAGTACAAAAAGACCAACAGACGATATCTACAATGTCGACCTCGCCTGAGCCGAAAATTGAAATGTAGACGATAATAAAAAGGGAAAATGGGGGTAAAATCATCCCGAATCATTACAAAAATTTCCCGTTTAATTGTAATAATATCCTAAGGTTTTACTCTGGCAACCTAAAGTTATTCTTTTGAATTACAAAACAACCGAAACCCATATCCAAAATTGAACGGAAGCTTCAAGAAATGAATTTACAGTGGCCGTACCTTCAGAGGAGAATCTGATCAAACATAGGGAGATGGAGAGATTGGCAAAATTCAGCCAGAAAGCTTCCTCAGAAATTTTTCTCTTCTGCTTCGTCCAAAAGATGGATTGAAGGGAAATTGTGTTTGAGAATATGAAAATGGAGTATAAAGAATTGTTAATGGAGAAATAATTGAAGAGTATACCGCAAGAGAAATAGATATAATTGAAGAATGCTTGATCTTAGAAACGGGAACTCAGACTGCTTTGAGAtctaaaggaaaaaagaaaaaagaaaaaaaaagaatagaaaaataaaatcaattttctctctatatttgagaatttaaaaaaaaaaaaaaaaatctaacccATTTAATCAATTTAAGTCCTTCAACTTTAGATGTATTTGATTTAGTTTCACTCAATATCCCCTAAAGGAATATGTATGTCTAAATAGAACAGTGGTTAGAGATAGCAAAATTGGTTAccatatattttataaaataaaagacacaaataaataaataaatggttAAATACGAGAAATTGGAAGCAAAAGGGAAGTGAAATGGTCAAACTTAAGGTGGTAATCA encodes:
- the LOC103486869 gene encoding uncharacterized protein LOC103486869, giving the protein MGRLGSTVEIPERRHRSDRENGTHRYSPDSDASRGDYRRRRSPSYESYDRYNNRRRSVSPGYENVRRSPRADGDQNGLPKRFGRAGGRAYLDRNGRASDESDSDEELKGLNYEEYRRLKRQKLRKSLKHCIWRVTPSPPRNGNEEYEEKYDDILEKYGGDGDGDGGDKSGLNEKKQLEEKYVSDKTKNSDSDSDSELSDRKTERRKSKSSGSRRRSRKSSPSDSESYSNTESESESESEEESRRRRKKSKSRRSRKHKNIKSSKKKKSRYSDTEDSEECETDDSDVSDHVKSRKRSRSKRSKNSRKRRYSDSDESEDSEGEKLRKRKSSLTSSKSRSKRKRQSETESKSCSSAEENSGSEDIDDKSKSMVDGEKMAEINAAEALKIKEILEAQKKPAFDNEMPVGPMPLPRAEGHISYGGALRPGEGDAIAQYVQQGKRIPRRGEVGLSAEEIQTFETLGYVMSGSRHQRMNAIRIRKENQVYSAEDKRALAMYNYEEKAKRERKVMDDLQRLVQRHIGHDVGPSHDPFAA
- the LOC103486867 gene encoding exocyst complex component SEC15A-like; translation: MEAKPKRRAAAENGETAEDLVLATLIGNGEDLGPIVRHAFEMGRPETLLHQLKNVVKKKEIEIEELCKTHYEEFIRAVDELRGVLVDAEELKAELSTDNFKLQEVGNVLLVRLEELLECYSIKQNVTEAIKMSQICVQVLDLCVKCNDHISKGQFYPALKTVDLIEKNYLCNISVKTLKLIIETRIPVIKSHIEKKVSTQFNEWLVHVRSSAKVIGKTAIGHAATARQRDEEMLERQRKAEEQNISGLGDFAYTLDVGDIDEDSSLKFDLVPLYRAYHIHTCLGIKEQFREYYYRNRMLQLNSDLQISSSQPFIESYQTYLAQIAGYFIVEDRVMRTAEGLLSAEQVEAMLETAVSKVTSVLEVQFSLMDSATHLLLVKDYVTLLASTFRQYGYEVGPVLETLNKSRDKYHELLLEECRQQIVDVLANDSYEQMVLKKDSDYENNVLAFNLQTSDIIPAFPFIAPFSSTVPDVCRIVRSFIKGCVDYLTYSVNSNLFEVVKKYLDRLLIDVLNEAILNIINGASIGVSQAMQIAANITVLERACDYFIRHAGQLCGMPVRSVERPQSGFAAKVVLKTSRDAAYIALLTLVNNKLDEFMALTENIGWTSEEVTANANDYINEVLIYLDTIMSTAQQILPMEALYKVGSGALDHISYSIVSAFLSDSVKRFNANAVISINNDLKMLEAFADERFHNTGLNEIYGGGSFRNCLIEARQLINLLQSSQPENFMNPVIRQKNYNMLDYKKVASICEKFRDSPDGIFGSLSSRNTKQNTRKKSMDMLKKRLKDFN